A genomic window from Silene latifolia isolate original U9 population chromosome 11, ASM4854445v1, whole genome shotgun sequence includes:
- the LOC141611792 gene encoding uncharacterized protein LOC141611792 — protein sequence MALGVTNVRLIATVILVIVCAFAFGNNNLMANGQCEGDISGLISQCAKYVMKAGKQTPPSSECCTVAKKSDIPCLCKYVTKDIEQYVSVKKAVYVAQYCGLALQHGSKCGSYTIPSQ from the exons ATGGCTTTAGGGGTTACAAATGTACGTCTGATAGCGACCGTGATTCTTGTGATAGTGTGTGCTTTTGCATTTGGTAACAACAATTTGATGGCAAATGGGCAATGTGAAGGTGATATTTCAGGGCTAATTAGCCAATGTGCCAAGTATGTGATGAAGGCGGGGAAGCAAACCCCGCCGTCATCAGAGTGTTGCACCGTGGCTAAGAAGTCTGATATTCCTTGTCTATGCAAGTATGTGACTAAGGATATTGAGCAGTATGTTAGTGTTAAGAAGGCTGTTTATGTTGCTCAATATTGTGGCCTTGCTCTTCAACATGGCTCAAAGTGTGGAA GCTACACCATTCCGTCTCAGTAA
- the LOC141613632 gene encoding uncharacterized protein LOC141613632: protein MASLCVMPSLIYGGTTEDHLGSLVWNRMNVPNHSFIVSLAIQQRLLTKDRLIKFGIITESLCDMFLAQQEDNYHLLYDCPFSAQCWGLFKNWVNINMPLVGVLEWGLKWRYRSLLKKQMVLAAMVAMVYHIWNVRNKCRIEFMIPRPCMVLAEVQTTARLHTIVVK from the exons ATGGCTTCCTTATGTGTTATGCCATCTCTGATTTATG GGGGCACAACAGAAGATCATTTGGGGTCCTTGGTCTGGAATAGAATGAATGTTCCCAATCATTCATTCATTGTCTCGCTTGCTATTCAGCAGAGACTATTGACTAAAGATAGATTAATCAAGTTTGGCATTATAACTGAGTCTCTTTGTGACATGTTCTTGGCTCAACAGGAGGATAATTACCATCTTTTATATGATTGTCCGTTTAGTGCTCAATGTTGGGGCCTCTTCAAAAATTGGGTGAACATCAACATGCCACTGGTAGGAGTACTGGAATGGGGGCTTAAATGGCGTTATAGATCCCTCTTAAAAAAACAGATGGTGCTTGCTGCAATGGTTGCTATGGTATATCACATTTGGAATGTGCGTAATAAGTGCAGAATTGAGTTCATGATTCCCAGGCCATGTATGGTACTAGCTGAGGTTCAGACTACTGCTAGACTGCATACGATAGTAGTGAAATAA